In one Brassica oleracea var. oleracea cultivar TO1000 chromosome C9, BOL, whole genome shotgun sequence genomic region, the following are encoded:
- the LOC106318468 gene encoding mitogen-activated protein kinase kinase kinase YODA, giving the protein MPWWSKHSSKDEKKKSSKESIIDAFNRKLGFGSEDKSSCRSRKSRRRRDEIVSQRGAISRLPSRSPSPSTRVSRCQSFAARSPAVPLPRPALRTAVTRIDSGSQRPGSNASLPLPKPHGGASNVPDSSGAEADFTTASVSSGSSVGDNPSDSILSPLASDCENGNRTALNISSRDQPMHSNKNSAEMFKPVPNLSNKNRRPLGTRVKNLQIPKRDLVLCSAPDSLLSSPSRSPMRSFVPDQVSNHGLLIGKPYPDVSLLGSGQCSSPGSGYNSGNNSIGGDMSTQLFWPQSRCSPECSPVPSPRMTSPGPSSRIQSGAVTPLHPRAGGSTTGSPTRRLDDNKQQSHRLPLPPLLISNTFPLSPTYSAATSPSVPRSPARAEATVSPGSRWKKGRLLGMGSFGHVYLGFNSESGEMCAMKEVTLCSDDAKSRESAQQLGQEIAVLSRLRHPNIVQYYGSETVDDKLYIYLEYVSGGSIYKLLQEYGQFGENAIRNYTQQILSGLAYLHAKNTVHRDIKGANILVDPHGRVKVADFGMAKHITAQSGPLSFKGSPYWMAPEVIQNSSGSNLAVDIWSLGCTVLEMATTKPPWSQYEGVPAMFKIGNSKDLPDIPNHLSEEGKDFVRKCLQRNPANRPTAAQLLEHAFVRNVMPLERPLVSAESAESMNVVASSTMRSLDIGHARSLPLDSEDTSNYQQKVLKPGLGFSTSQSPRNMSCPISPVGSPIFHSHSPHISGRRSPSPISSPHVLSGSSTPLTAGGGAIPFHHQRQTTINLLQEGIGSSRSPGSAGNFYTNSYFQEPRQPRSSPRTPPHVFWDNNGSIQPGYNWNKDNQPVLSDHVSQQLLSEHLKLKSLNLRPGFSTPPGSTNRGP; this is encoded by the exons ATGCCTTGGTGGAGTAAACATTCATCTAAAGATGAAAAGAAGAAATCTAGCAAGGAGAGTATCATCGATGCCTTTAACCGGAAACTTGGTTTTGGGTCTGAGGATAAGTCTAGTTGTCGCTCAAGAAAGTCACGTAGACGACGTGATGAGATTGTGTCACAAAGAGGAGCTATATCTAGACTACCATCAAGGTCTCCATCTCCTTCTACTCGGGTTTCACGCTGTCAGAGCTTCGCAGCAAGATCTCCTGCTGTACCTCTTCCTCGTCCCGCTCTCCGTACTGCTGTAACTCGCATTGATTCTGGTTCGCAGAGACCAGGTTCCAATGCAAGTTTGCCACTTCCAAAGCCCCATGGTGGTGCTTCGAATGTGCCTGATAGCAGCGGTGCTGAGGCTGATTTTACCACTGCTTCTGTGTCTAGTGGAAGTTCTGTGGGGGACAATCCATCTGATTCTATTCTTAGTCCGTTGGCTTCTGATTGTGAAAATGGGAACAGAACAGCACTAAACATTTCTTCCAG GGATCAGCCAATGCATAGTAACAAAAACTCAGCTGAGATGTTCAAGCCTGTTCCAAATCTGTCCAACAAAAACCGGAGACCTCTAGGGACACGTGTGAAGAATTTACAAATCCCAAAACGGGACCTAGTGCTCTGCAGTGCTCCAGACAGCTTGTTGTCTAGTCCTTCCAGGAGTCCAATGAGATCATTTGTCCCAGATCAGGTCTCAAACCATGGGTTGTTGATTGGCAAACCATATCCAGATGTTTCCTTGCTTGGATCTGGACAGTGCTCGAGCCCAGGTTCTGGTTACAACTCGGGTAACAATTCCATTGGTGGAGATATGTCTACTCAGCTGTTTTGGCCTCAGAGCAGGTGTAGCCCTGAATGTTCCCCTGTGCCTAGCCCAAGAATGACGAGTCCTGGTCCTAGCTCTAGAATACAGAGTGGCGCCGTTACGCCTCTTCATCCTCGAGCTGGAGGATCAACCACTGGCTCTCCTACAAGACGGCTTGATGATAACAAACAGCAAAGCCACCGTCTGCCTCTCCCGCCGTTATTAATATCAAATACCTTTCCGTTGTCTCCGACATATTCGGCAGCTACGTCGCCGTCTGTCCCTCGTAGTCCAGCAAGGGCAGAGGCTACAGTAAGCCCTGGATCGCGGTGGAAAAAAGGGAGATTGCTGGGGATGGGCAGTTTCGGACATGTATATCTTGGTTTCAACAG TGAAAGTGGTGAGATGTGTGCAATGAAAGAGGTTACTCTTTGCTCAGATGATGCCAAGTCAAGGGAGAGTGCCCAACAATTAGGCCAG GAGATTGCTGTTTTAAGCCGTTTAAGACACCCTAATATAGTGCAGTATTATGGCTCTGAAACC GTAGACGACAAGTTGTATATATATCTGGAGTATGTCTCTGGTGGTTCTATCTATAAGCTTCTTCAGGAGTATGGACAGTTCGGTGAGAATGCAATCCGTAACTATACACAACAAATTTTATCAGGGCTCGCGTACTTGCACGCCAAGAACACTGTTCATAG GGACATTAAAGGAGCAAATATATTGGTGGATCCTCATGGACGAGTAAAAGTGGCTGATTTTGGGATGGCAAAACAT ATAACTGCTCAATCTGGTCCGTTATCATTCAAGGGAAGCCCGTATTGGATGGCACCTGAG GTGATACAGAACTCAAGTGGCAGTAACCTTGCGGTCGACATATGGAGTCTGGGATGTACAGTTTTAGAAATGGCTACAACGAAACCTCCATGGAGCCAGTATGAAGGG GTTCCTGCAATGTTCAAGATTGGAAACAGCAAGGACCTTCCGGATATCCCTAATCATTTATCCGAAGAAGGGAAGGATTTTGTGAGAAAGTGCCTACAAAGAAACCCAGCAAATCGTCCAACAGCTGCTCAGCTTTTAGAGCACGCTTTTGTTAGAAACGTGATGCCGTTGGAAAGGCCTCTTGTGAGTGCAGAGTCTGCAGAATCTATGAATGTAGTTGCTTCAAGCACCATGAGATCACTG GACATTGGACACGCAAGAAGCCTCCCATTAGACTCGGAAGATACAAGCAATTACCAGCAGAAAGTATTAAAACCTGGCTTGGGATTCAG TACATCCCAGTCTCCTAGGAACATGTCCTGCCCGATATCACCAGTTGGTAGTCCAATCTTTCACTCGCATTCGCCGCACATTAGCGGAAGAAGATCTCCATCCCCGATATCTAGTCCCCACGTTCTCTCCGGTTCATCAACACCTTTAACCGCGGGTGGTGGAGCCATCCCTTTCCATCACCAAAGACAAACTACAATCAACTTGTTGCAAGAAGGGATAGGATCAAGCAGAAGCCCGGGAAGTGCAGGAAACTTCTACACCAACAGTTACTTTCAGGAGCCTAGACAGCCTCGGAGTAGTCCAAGGACGCCGCCTCATGTATTTTGGGACAACAACGGTTCAATCCAACCAGGCTATAATTGGAACAAGGATAACCAACCAGTCCTGTCTGATCATGTTTCACAGCAGCTATTAAGCGAGCATCTTAAACTGAAGTCCCTTAATCTGAGACCCGGTTTTTCAACTCCTCCCGGCTCGACAAACAGAGGACCCTAA